In Betaproteobacteria bacterium, the genomic stretch GGACGGTCTTGCGAAAGCGGACAGGAGGGTCCCGCGCCCAGAGGTTGGGCGGCTCGTCGATCGCCACCACCTTCGCCGGCCGGGTGGGACCGTCCTTCAGCGTGACTCCCCGCGCGAGGTGGTCGAGTTGTTCCTGCACTGGTGTTCCTTCCACCTGCACCCAGTATCGTTTGGGCTGCTTGTGGCGGGGATCGGACAAGCGGGCCTGCAACGCGCCGTCGTCAGTCAGTGCAAGCAATCCTTCACTGTCGGCATCGAGCCGTCCGGCCGGATACACGTCCGGAACCGGAACGAAGTCACGCAGGGTACGAACGCCGGGCGGCCCGGAGAACTGGCTCAACACGCCGTAGGGCTTGTTGACCAGAATGACCCGGGCCATCCCCGGCTCAGCGGTGCTCGTGCGCGATCACGTAGTCGTAGGCAGGCAGGGTGAGGAACTCCGCGAAGTCTTCGGCGAGCGTCAGTTCCTGGAACATCTTCGCGCCTTCCTCGTACTGCCCTGCGGCATATTGCTTGTCCCCGAGGATTTCCTTCACGCGGGCAAGCTCCTGCGGCACCAGCGACTGGAACAACTCCTTCGTGACCTTGCGGCCGTCGTCCAGAACGCCTTTGGGGCTGCGGATCCAGTGCCAGATCTGTGCTCGCGAGATCTCGGCCGTCGCCGCGTCTTCCATCAGGTTGAAGATCGGCACACAGCCCGTGCCCGCGAGCCAGGCTCCCATGTACTGGATGCCGATGTTGATGTTCGTGCGCAGGCCCTGTTCCGTGATGGGCGCCTGGGGCTGGAAGTCGAGAAGATCCTTTGCGGTCACATTGACGTCGTCCCGCTGGCGCGAGATCTGATTGGGCGTCTTCATGCCGGCGTCGAAGACCTCCTTCGCGATGGGGACCAGGCCGGGGTGTGCCACCCAGGTGCCGTCATGACCGTCGGTCACTTCGCGCTCCTTGTCGGCGCGCACCTTGGCGAGGGCGGCATCGTTGGCCGCGGCATCGTTCTTGATGGGGATCTGCGCCGCCATTCCCCCCATGGCGAAGGCGCCTCGCTTGTGGCAGGTCTTGATGAGGAGCAGCGAATAGGCGCGCATGAACGGGCTGGTCATGGTGACCAAGCCGCGGTCCGCAAGAATGAAATCCGGCTGCTTCTTGAACTTCTTGATGCAGGAGAAGATGTAGTCCCAGCGGCCGCAATTGAGGCCGGCGGAGTGGTGGCGCAGTTCGTAGAGGATCTCCTCCATCTCGAACGTCGCCATGATCGTTTCGATCAGTACGGTTGCCTTGACGGTTCCGACCGGCAGGCCCAGTTCCTTCTGTGCCAGCACGAAGGCGTCGTTCCAGAGCCGCGCCTCCAGGTGGCTCTCCATCTTGGGAAGGTACAGATAGATGCCGCAACCCTTGCTTCACGCGTCTTGCCGCGTTGTGGAAGAAGTACAGGCCGAAGTCGAACAGGCCGCCGGAAACCGGCTTGCCGTCGACCCGGACGTGCTTCTCGGTCAGGTGCCAGCCACGGGGACGGACGAGCAGCGTGGCGGTCTTCTCTGCGAGCGCGTACTTCTTGCCTTCGGGGCTGGTGAACGAAATGGTCCGGTCCAGCGCGTCCCGCATGTTGATCTGCCCCTGGATCTGGTTGTCCCAGGTGGGCGTGCTGGAATCCTCGAAGTCCGCCATGAACATGTTCGCGCCCGAATTGAGCGCGTTGATCACCATCTTGCGGTCCGTCGGACCGGTGATCTCGACTCTGCGGTCCTGAAGATCCTGCGGCACGGAAGCGACTTTCCAGTCTCCTTCCCGGATGTGACGCGTCTCGGGCAGGAAATCGGGCAGCTTGCCGGCGTCCAGTTCGGCCTGACGTACCTTGCGCCGCTCCAGCAATTCCAGCCGGCGCACATCGAAGGCCCGGTGCAATTTCGCGATGAAGGCGACGGCATCGGGCGTGAGGATCTGGCTGTATTCCGGGGTGACGGGGGCAAGGATTTCGATGCCTGGGCCGTAGGAGGGCGCGGTCATGGGGTGCTCCGGTTCTGACGAGACGAGGAATCCCGCATTATGGCATTAGTTCTTACCAAGTGGCGCAGGGACAAAAAAGCCCGGGCAGTGCCCGGGCTCGAGGGACGGAGGCCCCGGTCAGGCGAACTGCTCTTCCTCGGTGGAGCCGGTGAGAGCGGTGACGGAGGACTGCCCCGACTGGATGACCTGGGTCACCTC encodes the following:
- a CDS encoding pseudouridine synthase, translating into MARVILVNKPYGVLSQFSGPPGVRTLRDFVPVPDVYPAGRLDADSEGLLALTDDGALQARLSDPRHKQPKRYWVQVEGTPVQEQLDHLARGVTLKDGPTRPAKVVAIDEPPNLWARDPPVRFRKTVPTHWLQLEITEGRNRQVRRMTAAVGLPTLRLIRASIGPWCLRDLLPGQWRDVPVPRP